The following nucleotide sequence is from Nitrospira sp..
AACGGCCAATCAAAAGCTGCAGCCGGAAGGGTTGGAAGTCGCGGTCCTGGACCGAACTCGTACAGGCAGAAAATTTCGACGGTTATCAATCACCGACGTTCGGCACATCCTCTCTCCATGACTCTCTGCTTTCCGTAGAGGCCTCTTTTGTTGAAGATCCAAAAGGCGGCGTATAATCTGTCTGAAGGCCATTCATGATGTCTGCCGGTCCCATGAAGCAACGAATATTCGGTCTCGAAAACGAATACGGCCTCATTTTTTCTCCTAACGGCCGTATCTATCTTCCTATGGAAAAGGTCCTGGGCTACATCTTCGAAGGACTGATCCCGAACAGTTGGCCGTCGAACGCATTCTTGGTCAACGGAGCGCGGTTCTATCAAGACACCGGCTGTCACCCCGAATACTCGACTCCGGAGTGCGACAACATCCTTGAACTCGTGGTCCACGATAAAGCAGGTGAGCGCCTGTTGGAAGCCTGTCTGCCCGCGGCAGAGGAACGGCTCCGAGAGGAAGGATTGTCCGGGGAAATCTATATTTTCAAGAATAATACAGATTCCCTGGGGAATACCTACGGATGTCATGAAAACTTCCTCATGCGGCGCGACGTCGATTTCTGGAAGGTCACCGAACAATTGATCCCCTTTTTCGTGACCCGACAGGTGTTCAGCGGGGCCGGTAAAGTCCTGAAAGTGTCGGGGAAGCCGCAATATTTCATCTCCCAGCGTGCGCAACATATTCACGAGAAGACGTCATCGTCGACGACGTCTTCCCGAAGCATCATCAATACCCGCGACGAGCCCCATTCGGACGCCGAGCGGTATCGGCGCCTCCATATCATCGTCGGGGATTCCAACATGTCGGAGTATGCCACCTATCTCAAAGTGGGAACCGCCGCACTCGTCTTGTCGATGATCGAAGAGGGGTACACCGTGCATGGGTTAGAACTCGAGGATCCTGTCAAGGCGATCCGAGAGGTTTCGCGAGATCCGACATTGAAGAAAAAAGTAAAGCTCGATGACGGACGGCAGATGACTGCCATTGAAATTCAGATGGCCTATCTCAAGAGGGCCGGAGAATATCTGAACCAACAGGCGCATGAACCCATTCTCGACGATGTGTGGGACAAATGGGAACGGATGCTCCGGCAGCTGGAAGAAGATCCGATGCAACTCATCCATCAAGTCGATTGGGTCACCAAGAAGCATTTGATCCAATCCTATGTGGACAAGAAGAATTGCGGGTGGGACGACCCGAGAGTGTTTCTCCTCGATTTGCAGTTCCATGACGTGAAGCGGACGAGAGGGTTGTATTACCTGATGGAATCTCGTGGGCATATCGAACGAATCGTCGAGGAAGAGGCCGTCCAACGGGCGATGTCCACCCCCCCTCAGACGACCAGGGCCAAGGTCCGTGGGGATTTCATTCGATTTGCTCGCGCCAAGAATCGATCCTATACGGTGGATTGGACGTATCTGAAGCTGAACGGGTATTGGGAGGAAACCATCCTTTGCATGGACCCTTTCAGCGCGGTGAATCGGCGCGTCGAGGAACTGATTTCTCAAGTGTCCGGAGGGCGGTTTTATCGATGAGGCCGGCAGGCGATCTGAGCGCTCGATGCTGTACCCTGCTAAGGCGTTTCGTGATCGGTGCCGTAGGTATGCTTGCCGGTTATCTGCTCGCCAATCTCGTTCCGGGAGGGTCTGTACCTTCTGCTCAGGGGGCTGGTGGCAGTTATACTGGGAAACAGGGAGAAATTATCGTCGTCAAAGTCCCGGTCGATGATTCAGCTGCTCGCGTGCAGGGGAAATTCTTGGGACGCTCCATTAGCTTCTTTCGCGACACTCGACTCGAAGAACCGAAAGGATTTGTCGGATTGCTCGGGATAGACCTACAAGACGGCCCGGGAACTCATGAATTGACCGTCGAGCTGCAAACGGATGAGCAGAGTCGCCTGCTCCGCTACAGCGTAACAGTCGTCAAAGGGAAATTTCACGTCGAGCATCTCACGCTGCCCAAAGACAAGGTCGATCTCGATGAAAAAAACTTGGCGCGTTGGAAGGCCGAGCAGGGGCAAGTGAAAGAGTCACTCTCGACAGATTCTCAGACCAAACTCTGGCAATCGGGCTTTGTGGAGCCGGTGAGCGGCAAGCGAACCGGGATCTTCGGCAGCGTGAGAATCATGAATGGCCAGGCGCGAAACCCGCACAACGGTGAAGATATCGGGGCTCCGCTGGGCACCGACGTCGCCGCGACGAACGATGGGGTGGTGCGTATCACCGTCGATCATATTTTCTCCGGGAAGGGCGTGTTTCTGGATCATGGGTTGGGTTTCTATTCGATGTATTTTCATCTGTCCGAAGTCCTGGTCAAGGACGGCGAGCAGGTGAAAGCCGGACAGATCATCGGGAAGGTGGGTGCCACCGGTCGAGCCACCGGTCCGCATCTCCATTGGGGTGTGAAACTCAACGGTGCGCGCGTCAACCCCTATGCCTTGCTGGATCTGCCATTTAAAAGAACGGTACAGTCGGCAGCTCCTGTATCGGCTGGTGATCCGATTTCCACCGTAGGTGCGACGGCTCCATAGTTGCGACCGGTCTCATTGCCTCTTTCCGCATGAATTCTGGTTGACCTCGCCCCACCGCGAGAATACCATTTTGAGATGAGGCATCTGCAATGAGAATCTTCTTGTTCCTCTGTTCGGCGCTCTCTCTCCTGCTTGCCGCGCATCGTTTTTCGATCGCTGAGGGGACGGGGCAAAATCAGAGTGGGTTGTTCTTTCTCCTCATCGGCATCCAGCTGCTGATTACCGCAGCACTGATCAGTCACCATCGAGAAGAACGCGCCACGAAGTCACCGACATCGACCGAAAAGGAAGATCGCAACGAGGCCAGACAAAGCAGAGGGGAGGCTTCGGAAGAACAAGGGACAAATTCGTGAGGGACAACGAGCTTGCCAAGTTGGATCAGACAGATGGGGTTTTGATCTGAGCAGTTCTCCTCCCCAAGCCGACCATTGCGTCAACTACTTCTGAAGTTCTGAAAGAGACCTAGCCGATTCCGCACCTTGTGGAGCATGCGAGATTCTCTCATCTGGAGGAACCAATGCGATTTGTCGTGGCAACGGTATCGATTTGCACGTTATTCTTTTCAAGCGGATGTGCAAACCCAATCGGCGGAAAACTAGCAACGGATTACGCGCAGGCAGCCAGCAACGCCTTACAGTCGGGAGACTGGGCAACAGCACGGATGTACCTGAGCAAAGCCATCGTCGATGCGCAACTAGGGCGTCCTAACCCGGCGCAACTCGCCGTGCTCCACTATGAGCATGGCCGTGCCTCTGGAGTTGTTTGCGAATTTTCTGACGCTGAGAAATCCCTTACCCGAGCGTATGAGTTGGACAAGCAAACGGGTGATCCTACCTACATATCCCTCCTCGAACTTGGTCGCCTTATGTTGGAGCAAAAGAAATTCGCCGAAGCAGCGGCCTACTATGAGCGAGTGATTCCTGAGCTTGAAGCAAACCGAGCCTCGACGGAAGACCCGATTGGTTTCGCTGATATTCTTGATGAATATGCGATTGCCCTACGGAATACCAATAGGGCGGCCGAAGCGCAGGCTCTTGCTACCCGTGGGGCAAAAATACGATCGGAGAATGCCGGGAAGGTTTCGATAACAGACCGTACTCCATATGGCCAGAAGTGTACGCCTAGTTGAAATGGTGGAGCGTCAGCGGCCACAAGCGGGTGCCTCTGAAGCGGCAGTAACAGAAGTCCTAAGCAAACAAATCTAAATGGGCGGATAGGTCCTATGACCGGGCGCCATCGAGTTCGGAGCACCGATATGTGGTGTCGCTCCAGGCAATTCGAGAATCGCGGGGCTTTCTCAATACACAATGGGCGGGCGTTTGCCGTTTACGATCAACAGCAGCCGTTTAAATTGTAATGGTTTGTCGGGATCACGCGTATAGTGGGTGGGATCTTCTAAGACTTCTATCTCACTGAGAGGGATCGACAGTTTCTGCCGGATATGAGGGATGCTGGATTCCAGTTCCAGCTCCAGGTCCACTAATCGCTCGCTGCATCCGGTCACGATGGTGTTGATATCGCCTTGATCGTCAAACTGCACGGTGACCCGTTCTTCGGGATTGATCCAAGGGGTGATGAGGGCCACCTTGCCCGCAGGACTCATGGCGAAAGCGTTACCCATGCCTTTATCATACCTCTATAGGTTCCATCGATGTCACTAGGGTATTCCCGCAGTTAATCAGGCGAGATGCCCAACCCTCCCATCAACGGCATCAAGCTCTCTTCCCCTGGTCCCTTTCCCTGCCTCGATGCATCAGCGATTTCTTCGAGGAGCTGGGCGGCTTCGGGGCTCAGCTGTTTCAACTTTTCTCCAAGTTGCCCGGACGTCAAGCCTTGTTGAATCTCGGTATCCGAGATTTTCCCGTCCTTGACGCCCTGCTGGAGGATCTGTGCTAGAGACTGCACTTTTGCCAGGATGTCGGGGGGCATACCGTTCAGGATGCTGACCGCGTCGTGCCGACCACCTCCACTCTGAGCAAGGGTTGGAATGGCCGGCGAAAGCAAAAGCCCACAGAGAGCAATTATCAGTTTTCCTGTTAAACCCATCGTAGCCTCCTCTTTTGGCATCATGAGTTGAGACTCCAACCCACTCGATCCTTGCAGGATGTCTGCCAATTCTCGCTCAGAAGGAGGATGATGGTTTAGAGGGAAGAAATAGGGTCAAGTGCACTCGGGCATTAACCGATACAGTTCCATACCCATTTGAGAAATCGAGGGATTTGGGGGTTGACCTCATTGAGGACGGAGAGGAGCACTGATGCTTGAGGAGTGGGTATTTCCGGACGTGACGTGCTACTTAGTGGCCATTCTTGGCCTGCTCGTGGTGTGGCAATACTACCAGATGCAAATCATGGCCGGGCGAATCCTGGCCATCGATATCTTCGATCGCTCCGGCATTCGCATGTATATCTACGTGACGCCCAGTGACGACCATATCTGTGGGGTTTGTGCCGCATCGAATGGCTGCTTCTTCCTACCTTCCCAGGTCGCGAAGAAGAAGTTTTCGCCGCTTACCGGGGAATGTCAACGACCGATCCCCTGTATCGGGGTACTGATCGGACTGTACGGGGCTTGGTTGGAAGCAAGAGGTGTCTTGGAATACCTTCGGAAAAATGCCCCAAATGCCGGCCTCCAGTTGTCTTCAGAAGAAGTGCGGGCATTGGTAAACGGGCAGTGGGAACGGTGCATCAGCGCCGACACAGATCGCCTGGGGATCCATATGATCGAGGCTTTCAGCTATGAACAGATCAATCCAGAGGTCTCGATCGAAGGTTATCGGTATGTGGTGAACGAGGTGAAAGAAGTGCGGCATCTGATGTTTCTTGTTCCCGCCTACCTTCGACTCACGCAGTTGTTGCTACGTGTGGGAGAAGAGGCTGAAGCGCTTGAGACCATCGAGCGATTTGAGAACCGGTTCCCACCAACAAAACGCGGCCCCCATTTCCCATCATATGAGCAGAGGGAGACAATGAAGACGAAGAGGGTCCAACTACTGAACGACCTGCCCCTCCAAGTGTCCGCCTAAGAACCACCAAGGAGACTACGGCTGTCCGTCCTCCGCAGGAGGCTGCTACGGAGGATGGATCAAGCAGTGAGCTTCCACGCCACGACGATTGACTCACCAACCGTTCAGTAATTGGATTCGAGGCTGGTCGGTGTCTTGTTGAGGACGGTCGCGGCAGCCTGCGAGAGGGCCGCGTCGTGGTGGTGGTCGGGCGAATAGATACGAAACTGGATCAGTTTCGTGGGCAGAAGATCCAAGAATTCTTCCAGCGGCTCGGTCGAAACCTGACCCGTTCCGGGGTCGTACACGTAAAGATGATTTCCACGACTGTCCTTTGGGTCAGGCCGTGGATCCAACAGAGCCATGTCCACACGAAACGGCAGCCGTTTCAAGCCGGCGGGCAGCTCCTTGACGATCTGCTGTTCAAAATGTCGATGGCTAGGGAACGTCATGCCTCGTTCCTGTCCTTTTTCTTTCAGCGTCGTGCTATAGGCCATCTTCCATTTGACGTCTCTGCCTAAGATCCTGGCCCATTCCTGTCCTAGCTGCCGGCGGGCTTTGTGACGAGACTGTTTCCACTCTCGGACTTCTTCAAAGAGAGACCAATCTGTTAGGGTCAGATACCCGTCCATGTGTTTGCGCGGATCCTTGGGGCAGAGCAGCTTCATCGTCTGACCGAAAATGTCCCGCAGATGGATGTCGATCGCTCTGGTGGTGCGATGGAAATAGACGTTGGAGTAGAGGTACATCCTGGTGTTCAGGAACATTTGGAGGGATGGAAGTCCGGTTTTGTGAATGGTGAACCCTTTCTCCGTCACGATCGTGTAATGGATCAACCTCGTCAGATCGACCGGGCCGACCGCCACACCGCACATATACGAGTCTCTCAAGACATAGTCCAGATTATCTCCAGTGTAACTTCCTGAGATCACAGGCTGAAGCATGTTCAACCAGCGAGGGAGGCGGGAATTGTCCTTATCTTTCTCCTTGAGGATCAGATGGGCAATCTGGTCGGTATTCAGCTCCTCCCCTTTCGCGAATGGTCCGGACGGGCTTCGGCGGATTTTTCTGATGAAGGGGGCCAAATGTTCCCGGATGATGATCTGCCCCAACCGTTCATGGGTCAGGC
It contains:
- the pafA gene encoding Pup--protein ligase encodes the protein MMSAGPMKQRIFGLENEYGLIFSPNGRIYLPMEKVLGYIFEGLIPNSWPSNAFLVNGARFYQDTGCHPEYSTPECDNILELVVHDKAGERLLEACLPAAEERLREEGLSGEIYIFKNNTDSLGNTYGCHENFLMRRDVDFWKVTEQLIPFFVTRQVFSGAGKVLKVSGKPQYFISQRAQHIHEKTSSSTTSSRSIINTRDEPHSDAERYRRLHIIVGDSNMSEYATYLKVGTAALVLSMIEEGYTVHGLELEDPVKAIREVSRDPTLKKKVKLDDGRQMTAIEIQMAYLKRAGEYLNQQAHEPILDDVWDKWERMLRQLEEDPMQLIHQVDWVTKKHLIQSYVDKKNCGWDDPRVFLLDLQFHDVKRTRGLYYLMESRGHIERIVEEEAVQRAMSTPPQTTRAKVRGDFIRFARAKNRSYTVDWTYLKLNGYWEETILCMDPFSAVNRRVEELISQVSGGRFYR
- a CDS encoding HD domain-containing protein; this translates as MESADRPNAPYDGSALIADPIHRYVTFTVPYARPDPHEHTEKDLIDSPWVQRLRYIYQLQSARWVYPSAEHTRFVHSLGTMHVAGRFARHLYPFLQKAVKDVPSANFVEELLRVTALVHDIGHGPFCHFFDDNFLHAHGLTHERLGQIIIREHLAPFIRKIRRSPSGPFAKGEELNTDQIAHLILKEKDKDNSRLPRWLNMLQPVISGSYTGDNLDYVLRDSYMCGVAVGPVDLTRLIHYTIVTEKGFTIHKTGLPSLQMFLNTRMYLYSNVYFHRTTRAIDIHLRDIFGQTMKLLCPKDPRKHMDGYLTLTDWSLFEEVREWKQSRHKARRQLGQEWARILGRDVKWKMAYSTTLKEKGQERGMTFPSHRHFEQQIVKELPAGLKRLPFRVDMALLDPRPDPKDSRGNHLYVYDPGTGQVSTEPLEEFLDLLPTKLIQFRIYSPDHHHDAALSQAAATVLNKTPTSLESNY
- a CDS encoding M23 family metallopeptidase → MIGAVGMLAGYLLANLVPGGSVPSAQGAGGSYTGKQGEIIVVKVPVDDSAARVQGKFLGRSISFFRDTRLEEPKGFVGLLGIDLQDGPGTHELTVELQTDEQSRLLRYSVTVVKGKFHVEHLTLPKDKVDLDEKNLARWKAEQGQVKESLSTDSQTKLWQSGFVEPVSGKRTGIFGSVRIMNGQARNPHNGEDIGAPLGTDVAATNDGVVRITVDHIFSGKGVFLDHGLGFYSMYFHLSEVLVKDGEQVKAGQIIGKVGATGRATGPHLHWGVKLNGARVNPYALLDLPFKRTVQSAAPVSAGDPISTVGATAP